A region from the Rosa rugosa chromosome 6, drRosRugo1.1, whole genome shotgun sequence genome encodes:
- the LOC133714847 gene encoding AT-hook motif nuclear-localized protein 9-like, with amino-acid sequence MDRRDHMAMSGSASYYTPRSITGSGTQSGLLGSPGIHPLSNPNAVFQSNMGAGTIGSTLPVDPSSAISPHSVNVGASSVAPQGESVKRKRGRPRKYGPDGTVSLALSPSSSSNPGMVASSPKRGRGRPPGSGKKHQLASLGEMLSGSAGMGFTPHIITIAMGEDIATKIMAFSQQGPRALCVLSANGAVSTVTLRQPSTSGGTVTYEGRFEIICLSGSYLLTESGGSRNRTGGLSVSLASPDGRVVGGGVGGMLIAAGPVQVIVGSFIWGGSKTKNKKKEAIEGVTDFDQQTVDNSVPFNSMPPDQNFTQGSSLGVWPSPRPLDMRNSHVDIDLMRG; translated from the exons ATGGATCGGAGGGACCATATGGCAATGTCGGGGTCAGCCTCTTATTACACGCCGAGATCAATAACTGGGTCTGGAACACAGTCTGGGTTACTTGGATCACCAGGCATTCATCCCTTATCTAATCCAAATGCAGTATTTCAGTCCAATATGGGGGCCGGTACGATTGGGTCAACATTACCAGTAGACCCTTCTTCGGCTATTTCACCTCATAGTGTCAATGTGGGTGCATCGTCTGTGGCGCCACAAGGTGAATCTGTGAAAAGGAAAAGAGGAAGACCTCGAAAATATGGACCTGATGGGACTGTTTCATTGGCATTATCTCCGTCATCATCCTCCAATCCTGGGATGGTAGCTTCAAGCCCAAAGCGAGGTAGAGGGAGGCCACCAGGGTCTGGGAAGAAGCACCAATTAGCGTCTCTTG GTGAAATGCTATCTGGTTCAGCTGGAATGGGTTTCACTCCACATATTATCACCATCGCAATGGGAGAA GACATTGCAACAAAAATAATGGCATTTTCACAGCAAGGCCCGAGAGCTCTCTGCGTCTTATCAGCCAATGGTGCTGTCTCCACTGTGACTCTTCGTCAGCCCTCCACTTCTGGTGGCACAGTCACATATGAG GGACGGTTTGAGATAATTTGTCTGTCAGGCTCTTACTTGCTCACTGAAAGTGGTGGCTCCAGAAATCGAACTGGTGGTCTTAGTGTCTCCCTTGCTAGTCCTGATGGTCGTGTTGTTGGTGGAGGAGTAGGAGGAATGCTTATTGCTGCTGGCCCTGTACAG GTGATAGTGGGTAGCTTCATATGGGGTGGTTCAAAgacaaagaacaagaaaaaagaagcTATAGAAGGTGTCACAGACTTCGACCAACAGACAGTTGACAATTCAGTTCCATTTAATAGCATGCCACCCGATCAAAATTTTACTCAAGGGTCATCGTTGGGCGTGTGGCCATCACCACGACCATTGGATATGCGTAACAGTCATGTTGACATTGATTTGATGCgaggatga
- the LOC133717184 gene encoding uncharacterized protein LOC133717184 has protein sequence MSKKNDLARRKRQHEFELRREKEAKEKRAKKLQAKKSKMKVDGTEKKKKGGFQVGKKKLKTKMTALAKAKAAQAMEVDK, from the exons ATGTCGAAGAAGAACGATCTTGCTCGTCGGAAAAGACAGCACGAATTCGAACTCAGAA GAGAGAAAGAAGCGAAAGAAAAGAGGGCAAAGAAGCTTCAAGCAAAGAAAAGCAAGATGAAA GTTGATGGtactgagaagaagaagaagggtgggTTTCAAGTGGGCAAGAAGAAGTTGAAGACCAAAATGACGGCGTTGGCAAAGGCTAAAGCTGCCCAAGCGATGGAGGTTGACAAATGA
- the LOC133717303 gene encoding uncharacterized protein LOC133717303, with protein sequence MALALVRNLQNFWPFSVLKPDDLKLSNELVRKLGIPEHTKQFVYAVREPEKESVIYILSAQSLSEWSALDVECLIREVRPDAVIAQVDVSTMTEVQSEKSVSRDGVDNSVPTSSFQVLKRCFLEKVNKDNYESLAGELVLQEIFGVGFHGHFLAARRVAQEVGSSFLVLEFPSGKNSDGEDTSGELDAVAKFQGLASSLVPQQLGSVASLSSKRFHLTNDLQSQMVKLLCPYIDLSISRLSPSSSVSEVGSKDIPPQSSYEVPQFAQSFYPLLVDLYNIFIDLPSIGKVLAHAQKMLYDVNKGEAVDTKDICEVYAFRIAVEGLRISFNNAGRLPINKIRNPNLNKTEFSDLPVEDKSQALFAQALRSQTKKFNTIVAVVDASCLAGLRKHWNTPVPLEVKELVGQLITDCGGEGEMSNHTDKKRLISGKPLVAVGAGATAVFGVSSLSKVVPASTFMKVVTFKVPASTLVKVVTLKLPSSLQFFLSQAHKTVGLSLSKILGTSKVVVPGVASSGVKSATVLKATASAEKIRAVAHSVIASAEKTSFSAMRTAFYQIMRKRQVRPIGVLPWATFGCSIATCAGLFAYGDGIECAAESAPAAPSIASLGRGIQGLHLASQEVMQRDGTKVQRSIESLMYSLKKVRVQ encoded by the coding sequence ATGGCACTTGCGTTGGTCCGGAACCTACAGAACTTTTGGCCCTTTTCAGTACTCAAACCCGATGACCTGAAGTTATCTAATGAATTAGTACGCAAACTTGGAATACCCGAACACACGAAGCAATTTGTTTACGCGGTTCGTGAGCCTGAAAAGGAGTCTGTGATTTATATCTTATCTGCCCAGAGTTTATCAGAGTGGTCAGCATTGGATGTTGAGTGTTTGATAAGGGAGGTTAGACCTGATGCGGTCATTGCGCAGGTGGATGTTTCTACCATGACTGAAGTTCAGTCCGAGAAGAGTGTGTCAAGAGATGGTGTTGACAACTCGGTTCCCACTTCGTCGTTTCAGGTTCTGAAACGATGTTTTCTGGAGAAGGTCAATAAGGATAACTATGAGAGTCTTGCAGGAGAATTGGTTTTACAAGAGATTTTTGGGGTTGGTTTTCACGGACATTTTTTGGCGGCTAGAAGGGTAGCTCAAGAAGTTGGGTCATCATTCTTGGTGCTTGAATTTCCGTCTGGAAAAAATTCTGATGGTGAGGATACCTCAGGTGAACTTGATGCAGTGGCAAAGTTCCAAGGTTTAGCTAGTAGTTTGGTTCCACAGCAATTGGGTTCAGTTGCTTCATTGAGTTCGAAGAGGTTTCACCTAACCAATGATTTGCAGTCACAGATGGTGAAGTTGTTATGTCCATACATAGATCTCTCAATATCAAGGCTAAGTCCATCCAGTTCTGTTTCGGAGGTGGGGTCAAAAGATATTCCACCGCAATCTAGTTACGAGGTCCCACAATTTGCTCAATCATTTTATCCATTACTTGTTGATCTATATAACATATTTATTGATCTTCCATCAATAGGAAAGGTTCTAGCTCATGCGCAAAAGATGCTTTATGATGTGAACAAAGGTGAAGCTGTAGATACCAAAGATATATGTGAAGTGTATGCCTTCAGGATTGCTGTTGAGGGGCTGAGAATTTCTTTCAACAATGCTGGTCGACTTCCCATTAATAAAATAAGGAATCCCAACTTAAATAAGACTGAGTTTTCTGATCTTCCAGTTGAGGACAAATCTCAAGCTCTCTTCGCACAGGCCCTTCGGAGCCAGACTAAGAAGTTCAATACCATAGTGGCAGTAGTGGATGCTAGTTGCTTGGCAGGTCTTCGAAAACATTGGAATACTCCTGTTCCTCTAGAGGTAAAGGAATTGGTTGGACAGCTCATTACTGATTGTGGTGGTGAGGGGGAAATGTCTAATCATACTGACAAGAAGCGGTTAATTAGTGGTAAACCTTTGGTGGCAGTTGGGGCCGGGGCAACAGCGGTTTTTGGAGTCTCTTCACTCTCTAAGGTTGTTCCTGCTTCGACCTTTATGAAGGTTGTGACTTTCAAAGTTCCTGCTTCGACCCTTGTGAAGGTTGTGACTCTCAAACTTCCTTCTTCACTTCAATTCTTCTTAAGCCAAGCCCATAAGACAGTGGGACTTTCCCTTAGTAAGATTCTTGGCACATCGAAAGTGGTAGTTCCTGGTGTTGCAAGTTCTGGAGTCAAATCAGCAACTGTGTTGAAAGCAACCGCGTCTGCTGAGAAGATTCGAGCAGTTGCCCACAGTGTTATTGCCAGTGCTGAGAAGACCAGCTTCTCAGCAATGAGAACAGCATTTTATCAAATAATGAGAAAACGGCAGGTCCGTCCAATCGGTGTCTTACCGTGGGCTACATTTGGATGTAGTATTGCAACTTGTGCCGGGTTATTTGCGTATGGAGATGGGATTGAATGTGCAGCTGAATCTGCTCCTGCAGCTCCATCAATTGCCAGTTTGGGTCGTGGGATTCAAGGTTTACACCTGGCGTCTCAGGAAGTGATGCAGAGAGATGGCACCAAAGTACAAAGATCTATTGAGTCACTAATGTACAGTTTGAAGAAAGTCAGAGTTCAATAG